In Alkalihalobacterium alkalinitrilicum, a genomic segment contains:
- a CDS encoding transketolase family protein, which yields MSILEKELTMKKATREGFGDEIVKQGKENKNIYVVDVDIAKSCKTTNFIKELPKQHINVGIAEQNAAGLAAGLATTGKIPFVSTYAVFGSLRMAEQIRQEVCYPNLNVKIACSHGGLTPANDGGSHQAIEDMGVLRSFPNMTVIMPADYHATRKLVEQAAITHGPMYLRFTRDKVPMIYDENEEFEIGKAKKLKEGNDIAIIANGDTVHLALEATKELEKEGISVKLLDMHTIKPLDRDAVVECVELEKIITVEDHNILNGLGSAVCEVVAEEGKGKVTRIGVQDQFGQSAPYEKLMELNGITTENIIKTAKEMLR from the coding sequence ATGAGCATTTTGGAAAAAGAACTAACAATGAAAAAAGCGACACGAGAAGGTTTCGGAGATGAAATTGTAAAACAAGGTAAAGAAAATAAAAACATTTATGTTGTAGATGTTGATATTGCGAAATCTTGTAAAACGACCAATTTTATAAAAGAATTGCCTAAACAACATATTAATGTTGGGATTGCTGAACAAAATGCTGCAGGTTTAGCGGCTGGATTAGCAACAACAGGTAAAATTCCATTTGTAAGCACTTACGCTGTATTTGGTTCTCTAAGAATGGCGGAGCAAATCAGACAAGAAGTTTGTTATCCGAACTTAAATGTTAAGATTGCTTGTTCGCATGGTGGTTTAACACCAGCAAACGATGGTGGAAGTCACCAAGCAATTGAAGATATGGGAGTTTTAAGAAGCTTTCCTAATATGACAGTGATCATGCCTGCAGACTATCATGCTACGAGAAAATTAGTAGAACAAGCTGCAATAACACATGGTCCGATGTATCTTCGTTTTACAAGAGATAAAGTTCCGATGATTTATGACGAAAATGAAGAGTTTGAAATTGGTAAAGCGAAGAAATTGAAAGAAGGAAACGACATCGCAATTATTGCTAATGGAGACACTGTTCACCTTGCATTAGAAGCTACGAAGGAACTAGAAAAAGAAGGTATCTCTGTCAAACTATTAGATATGCATACTATTAAACCTTTAGACCGTGATGCGGTTGTAGAATGTGTTGAACTTGAAAAGATCATTACAGTTGAAGATCATAACATCTTAAATGGATTAGGTAGTGCAGTATGTGAAGTAGTTGCAGAAGAAGGAAAAGGGAAAGTAACGAGAATCGGTGTTCAAGACCAATTCGGACAATCTGCTCCATACGAAAAGTTAATGGAACTCAATGGAATTACTACTGAAAACATTATTAAGACAGCAAAAGAAATGCTTCGTTAA